A stretch of DNA from Sugiyamaella lignohabitans strain CBS 10342 chromosome B, complete sequence:
ctggggctccgccccagaccccgtggctcctctcgcttcgctcgagtcgggcagCGGGCGACTAAGTCAGCGAGATCCCGGTCTGGAATGATTTCTTCCAGTCGCCAGCGCTGATGTAAACTTACCATGACAGTCTTTCCCTTGTAACTGATGACATGGCAACTTCGTCCTACTTCGCTACCTCCGCCAAGGGCCACGAACTGAAAcaagtcgttttcgtcAATCTAGAATATTGTTAGCTGCCGTCCATCCACCTCCCAAAATACCCGAATTTTTCTCTGATATATCTAAAACACTTCACTTACAGGCTCGTCTGACGCTCGTTTCGACATTTTAACCCAGTTGTGGTCCAATTGACTTTGCTAGATCCCGTGTCAAGATCAAGTATGTAACATCGACATCAGTCTTCACCGGTTTGCGAAATAAACTGCTATCGACATCACGTGActtatttttcagttggCACGTGATGtgtttgatttatttatggCTTGACCCCCTGAATAAGAGAGTAACAGACGAAGGTTTGCTATTAGTTAGATCTCCAAAAGCCTGTGAAAAAGCCAGGACGAGTTTTCAACGCCATGGAAGAATCACGCAGTCGAATCCTGATAATTGGAAAGCCCAAATCTGGGAAACTAACTCTGGCCAAAGGCAAGTATGAGAAAGAGGAGAAACGGATCAGCGAGCGGAACCCCACGGTCCTagcagctcgcgaagcgagcacaacggggtctggggcagcgccccagccgccggaagcACAGTCCCCGACACAGTGTACTAATAGAAACAGAATTGACAGGGTCACTTCCAGAAATTGAGGAGGGTGCGACTAGTCATGCGTCGCTGAGCCACGAGTTCAAGATCAGGAACAAGTATTACTCTGCCGATGTTGGGATCTGGATAGATGAATTTGAAGACCCAGATCAATTGAAACCAGAACAGGACCCGAACCAGGAAAATGTCACGAAAAACTCGCCGGAGAGTCGGATAAGCACTGTAGCACGGTGGGCTCAGGAGTTCTGTTCAGATGAAGCCAGAGAGGTTCGAGACGTGCTGGGTGCTGTGATATTCACATTTGATAagtttgaagaggaagatgcTCGACAAGTAAAGCTGTTTTTAGACAAACTCAATGATGAGGACTGGGATGGACTGGCTCTGGCAGTCAGTAAAGGAGATGTCGAGCATGAGACTGCCTGTATAGACACGCTAGAAGAACTGGGATTCGACTATATCCAGGGAACTACCAAACGACCCGACGATACAAGCTCTGACGAGTATCATGACATGTCAGGAATAGAGCAAGTGAAACAGGCTTTAGAAGTGGTTCCATGGACATTCGCACAAAAAGAACTCGATGACCAGGGGGAACTGGGCCCTGAGGAACCAGGACCCAGTCTCAACTTCACTCTCCCTGCCAAATCAACTGCCCTCGAGCAAGATATCTCATCATCGACATCAATTGATATGGCAGCTGGTCCATCTTCCACACAATCAGCTGCTGACGCTACCTTTGAAGACCTCATCCGCAACATGAGCACGCCCATTCTGGCCGAAGACGGCGGCTCAGAAGCCTCTGTCGACAAATTCGACGCTTTTCTTGACAAGCTCCGCAGGGCCAGAGGTGAGTTTTGACGGGGtggacatgcctccggcggctggggctctgccccagaccccgtggctcctctcgcttcgcttgagtcgagcgtcgggtggtggagctggaatTTATACTACCGTGGTACTAACAGAGCCAGACGAAAAGAAGGATATTTCGCACGAGGAGCGGACTAAGCTGTCCGAGGACCTGGCAGACGAGCTGCTGGGGCTCCTGTGATCCAAGAACCAACATCTTAaaaactatttatttattttcaatccATTTAACTATTTCTCAGTGCTGGCACCTCAATCAGACTCTGCTCTGTTCACTTCCAATTGTCAGCACTGATTCCAGAATTCCTGGTTCTCGAGTGGAATTTGATCCGGAATACCATTGATTTGacgtcgacggtcctagccgctcgcgaagcgagcaccacggggtctggggcagcgccccagccgccggaggcagtcaccCAGTCTCAAATATTAGTAGTATTAGTATTAGTAGATGATTTTTGGAGATGCCGTTAGAGTGAGTGGTTTACTGGGTCTTCTTGAGGCTCTTGCGCTTGCCAATGTTCTTGAACACACGCTTGCGTTGTTTGATCATGTGGGTATACATGACATAGAACCCAGGAACATAGATCAGGAGCACCACTTTAAGGAACAGAGCGTAGATAGGACTCAATTGCTTGGCCTCGTCCAGAGACAGGAACACCAGAATGGCCTCGCTGCCGGCGCCAATGGGGTACAACACGAAAAATGTCGTGTATCTCAACCAGGTGAGGAATTTAGGAACCGTTCCATCAGCTTGGATGTTGAACACATAGTATGAGTATCGAATGACCTCGGTCACCGACCAGGCTAAAACCATCGTGGAGAACGCCACACTTTTAATTGATTCGGGGAAAAGATAGCAAATTCCCCatgtcagcagcagacgcGATGCAATTTGAATAACAGTAGTACTAATTGGCGACCTAACCAGTCCTAGAACCGAGTGAACCACTTCTAACAGAGCCAGTGATTGCACGTATCTGGTGAAATCCGACATTCCCTCAGGAACAAATTTAGCTCCTACCAGAGGAAACAACAAAGCCAAGCGGAAAAACACCGCGGCCCACAGAAACCCACTCAACGCATTATAAGCCACCAAATACGATTTGGACATTTTTCAGCACTCTTCTCGCCCCCTTCACTTTCGACTCTGGTCGGTCCGATACAAGTCCCTTTCGGCTTATACGCATCAACACCCGGAAATTGTTGGGGCAGCCGCGCGTCACCTGAtttctcagggggtgaaaAAATCCAGGGTCCAcatgtgcctccggcggctggggcgctgccccagaccccgtggctcctctcgcttcgctcgactCGTTTCTCGTCtccggtcccagcaaaaaaatctcctgcgaagcaggagccacggggtctggggcagagccccagccgccggaggcatctgcCCTCCCTCGCGGTCTCCGGAGCCTTGaggctctgccccagaccccgtggctcttcctctcgcttcgctcgagtcatTTTACTTCCCCGGTCCCAGTAAAGTCtttcctgcgaagcaggagctacggggtctggggaAGCGCCCCAactgccggaggcaggttgGACCCTGGCGGCACGTGACAGGGTGGTGATGCAGATAATGCTACGAAAGCAGCTAGATTTCGGATTATCAGTGACAGGGATTAGCTGGCAGGTGAAAGGAGTCCAGTGTCGTGacttcaatttttttttgagattgattttttgattttttgatttgtttgattgctgttgttgtgttTTTAGTGGTGAATTGTTTGGTACTGAAAATTTGAAGCTGAGTGGATTGAATCATCAGACGTGAAAATAGAAATTCCAGaacctgaaaaaaaaacgtCGCACTCGAGATGCTGGTGAAATATCAGTTATTGATCTCGCTGCTATTTACGTCCTTGATAGGATTTGTGGCTGCCTGG
This window harbors:
- a CDS encoding recombination protein Irc6 (predicted) encodes the protein MEESRSRILIIGKPKSGKLTLAKGNPRHSVLIETELTGSLPEIEEGATSHASLSHEFKIRNKYYSADVGIWIDEFEDPDQLKPEQDPNQENVTKNSPESRISTVARWAQEFCSDEAREVRDVLGAVIFTFDKFEEEDARQVKLFLDKLNDEDWDGLALAVSKGDVEHETACIDTLEELGFDYIQGTTKRPDDTSSDEYHDMSGIEQVKQALEVVPWTFAQKELDDQGELGPEEPGPSLNFTLPAKSTALEQDISSSTSIDMAAGPSSTQSAADATFEDLIRNMSTPILAEDGGSEASVDKFDAFLDKLRRARGEF